One part of the Carassius auratus strain Wakin unplaced genomic scaffold, ASM336829v1 scaf_tig00029285, whole genome shotgun sequence genome encodes these proteins:
- the LOC113079807 gene encoding inactive tyrosine-protein kinase PRAG1-like gives MSACGEFAEHVWKPGSCKNCFHPRSAHGPSGATGAACVRTSLIGEDEDGVTSPSPYSKPTIAVRPTMMNTDVTAEVKTETNTEQNKQKTSVGLKKALDLAPLYIDSNGCNKSLRETVIQNNICGKKFSPNVCSPTGLSKDCMIISNIFRSQEDGYVQHSLKENGNSDSYRQMTKVVKSTYTNGDTYLHNETGNSDGVTRPLRASAQERQGRTRPGNTVNRSSNETPGTSPSPVTPDSFSESLSDSCSNRSSVDSSVGFQSPQKSPRVSPNGLEEREPIYAESTKRKRQPNAQCDEKAPQSSESETEVILSDNQRATITVVAAHTEETNRTFYLSSPDSAVSTQWNHFSPTMPKDPSSPAFTWPNPPDATESTQPKPQSSPPVPPKISTRPPRLGTSSLSLPLPQLSFHVVLPPNQMTSQVDTNAHAVRHKSNSATSLEGCIEEEEEEVDSKRLGSCGGLGHSINAPAVPSREWTSESNAMPGTANKSTSQTPAEDGRAQESLLSIPSPLILSSEPNTSRDPAPPPPPPKKHHRVCKRLSGSNMDLERVGQQGSEENLSQSQRGLKCCISASRDGLQTLTHTDSTLRSSPSPFPSSPLGSAPSSPRPDSFPCSVLANQLQPPPLPQKKQVNRTASAPSDPGDDPLARPRPRLGMVTSCSSPQLNTLHLHALLRNMDSREGIYSKLGGLYAESLRRLALKCEEHFSSGQRNTLMFDESNWSLFKLTCNKPCCLSGDAVYYSASCASDTANTYAVKICKGQAPDSKRTHLYGLSVQQSVPSHFNLQQDCGHFIACVPRSMSPSEESGPAEQERVVVITRDVPHQTVADFVREWESFHRAQPEVYERRVCFLLLQLCAGLEHLKAHGVTHRDLCMENLLLVQRPDPQQQSLPRLLISSFSKAKRRDTHQLERLNADDPFLKRDHARLAPEIVSAAQYHKFDEFQTGILIYELLHRRNPFEATPGKYDYRCEELPPIPAASIYSPGLQRLAHLLLEPDPGRRIHIQDARRILQALLWGPRRELLEQPWVCGGAEADGGAGWRLEPRDHGLLNWLDVKRALLMMKFAERSLEPERSAELEDWLCCQYFSSANPRSLCQTAELLYSLRFTH, from the exons ATGTCTGCGTGTGGAGAGTTTGCAGAGCACGTGTGGAAACCAGGCTCCTGTAAGAACTGCTTCCATCCTCGCAGCGCTCACGGACCGTCCGGCGCGACGGGAGCCGCTTGTGTCCGAACGAGTCTGATCGGGGAAGACGAGGATGGGGTGACGTCTCCCTCTCCGTATAGCAAACCCACCATCGCTGTCAGACCCACCATGATGAACACGGACGTCACAGCGGAGGTCAAGACGGAGACGAATACAGAACAG AACAAGCAGAAGACCTCTGTAGGACTGAAGAAAGCTCTGGATTTGGCTCCTCTGTACATCGATAGCAATGGATGTAATAAATCTCTCAGAGAAACCGTCATACAAAACAACATCTGCGGAAAGAAGTTCTCCCCAAACGTTTGTTCTCCCACTGGATTATCCAAAGACTGCATGATTATCAGCAATATATTTCGGAGTCAAGAAGATGGCTATGTTCAACACAGTCTGAAAGAGAACGGGAACAGTGACTCCTATAGACAGATGACCAAAGTGGTCAAGAGCACTTACACCAATGGAGATACATATCTTCATAATGAGACTGGAAACAGTGATGGAGTTACACGTCCTCTAAGGGCATCTGCGCAGGAAAGGCAAGGAAGAACCAGGCCAGGGAACACGGTTAACAGATCGTCCAATGAGACGCCAGGTACTTCACCATCTCCAGTGACTCCAGACTCCTTCAGCGAAAGCCTATCAGACTCGTGCTCCAATCGGAGCAGTGTGGATTCGTCAGTGGGGTTCCAGAGTCCTCAGAAGTCTCCAAGAGTTTCTCCAAACGGGCTCGAGGAAAGAGAGCCGATCTATGCCGAGAGCACCAAGAGGAAAAGACAACCCAATGCTCAATGCGATGAGAAGGCTCCGCAGTCCTCTGAGTCTGAAACTGAAGTCATCTTAAGCGACAATCAAAGAGCAACTATTACTGTCGTCGCCGCCCACACTGAGGAAACCAACCGGACGTTTTACCTGAGCAGCCCGGATTCGGCTGTAAGCACCCAATGGAACCACTTCAGCCCAACCATGCCCAAAGACCCATCAAGCCCGGCGTTCACTTGGCCAAACCCTCCTGATGCCACCGAATCTACTCAACCCAAGCCTCAGTCCAGTCCCCCTGTTCCTCCTAAGATCAGCACCCGTCCACCAAGACTTGGTACCTCCAGTCTCTCCTTACCGCTACCCCAGCTCAGCTTTCACGTGGTTCTTCCTCCAAATCAGATGACCTCACAAGTGGATACCAATGCTCATGCCGTCCGACACAAGTCTAACAGTGCCACAAGTCTGGAGGGATGTattgaggaggaagaagaggaggtcGACTCCAAGAGATTGGGCTCTTGTGGTGGTTTAGGTCACTCCATCAATGCTCCTGCTGTTCCGTCCAGAGAATGGACGAGTGAGAGCAATGCAATGCCAGGCACCGCCAACAAAAGCACCAGTCAAACGCCGGCAGAGGATGGCAGAGCCCAAGAGAGCTTGCTCTCGATCCCGTCTCCTCTCATCCTCTCTAGTGAACCCAACACCAGCCGGGATCCCGCACCGCCTCCGCCGCCTCCCAAAAAACACCACCG ggtGTGTAAGCGTCTCAGTGGCAGTAATATGGATCTGGAGCGTGTGGGTCAGCAGGGGTCAGAGGAGaatctcagccaatcacagcgagGACTGAAGTGCTGCATCAGTGCATCCAGAGACGGCCtgcagacgctcacacacaccg ACTCCACCCTGCGCTCCAGCCCCTCCCCTTTCCCCAGCAGCCCGTTAGGCTCCGCCCCCTCGTCTCCGCGGCCCGACTCGTTTCCCTGCAGCGTTCTGGCCAATCAGCTGCAGCCGCCTCCGTTACCACAGAAGAAGCAGGTGAACCGCACGGCCTCGGCTCCGAGCGACCCGGGTGATGATCCGCTCGCCCGTCCTCGCCCGCGTCTGGGGATGGTGACGTCCTGCTCGTCTCCGCAGCTCAACACGCTGCACCTGCACGCTCTGCTCAGGAACATGGACAGCCGCGAGGGCATCTACTCGAAGCTGGGCGGCCTGTACGCCGAGTCTCTGCGCCGGCTCGCGCTCAAGTGTGAGGAGCACTTCTCCAGCGGACAGAGGAACACGCTGATGTTCGACGAGAGCAACTGGTCACTCTTCAAACTGACCTGTAACAAACCCTGCTGTCTGTCCGGAGACGCCGTGTATTACTCTGCCTCCTGCGCGTCAgacactgcaaacacatacgCCGTCAAG ATCTGTAAAGGCCAGGCTCCGGACAGTAAGCGGACTCATCTGTACGGTCTCTCGGTGCAGCAGAGCGTCCCGTCTCACTTCAATCTGCAGCAGGACTGCGGTCACTTCATCGCCTGTGTGCCGCGGAGCATGTCCCCGAGCGAGGAGAGCGGTCCGGCCGAGCAGGAGCGAGTGGTGGTCATCACACGGGACGTCCCGCACCAGACCGTGGCTGATTTCGTCCGTGAGTGGGAGTCGTTCCACCGCGCCCAGCCGGAGGTTTACGAGCGGCGCGTGTGTTTTCTTCTGCTGCAGCTGTGTGCGGGTCTGGAGCATCTGAAAGCACACGGCGTCACGCATCGAGATCTGTGCATGGAGAACCTGCTCCTGGTGCAGCGTCCAGATCCTCAGCAGCAAAGCCTCCCTCGCCTCCTCATCAGCAGCTTCAGCAAAGCCAAGCGCCGCGACACACACCAG CTGGAACGGCTCAATGCAGACGACCCATTTCTAAAGCGGGATCACGCTCGGCTCGCGCCTGAGATCGTCTCCGCAGCACAGTACCACAAATTTGACGAGTTTCAAACCGGCATCCTGATCTATGAGCTCCTGCACCGTCGTAACCCGTTCGAAGCCACGCCGGGCAAATACGACTACAGATGTGAGGAGCTGCCTCCGATCCCCGCCGCCTCCATCTACTCGCCCGGCCTGCAGAGACTCGCTCACCTGCTGCTGGAGCCTGACCCCGGACGCCGCATCCACATCCAGGACGCCCGCCGCATCCTGCAG GCGCTGCTGTGGGGGCCGCGGAGGGAGCTGCTGGAGCAGCCGTGGGTGTGTGGAGGAGCAGAAGCAGATGGAGGAGCCGGGTGGAGGCTGGAGCCCAGGGACCACGGGCTGCTGAACTGGCTGGATGTGAAGCGTGCGCTGCTGATGATGAAGTTCGCCGAGCGCTCGCTGGAGCCGGAGAGGAGCGCTGAGCTGGAGGACTGGCTCTGCTGTCAGTATTTCTCCAGCGCTAACCCCAGATCCCTGTGTCAGACGGCAGAGCTGCTCTACAGCCTGCGCTTCACACACTGA